The stretch of DNA GTAGCGAGTAAATTGGTGAAATCCGGACGTTCACTGTATTTCAAAATGTCCTCAAGCTTTGTCTATGAACGCTTCTTTTGGGATGTACTGACCAGGGTGCAGCAGCTAACATTTAACTAAATAGCCATTTTTAAAAAATCGAACTCGCACCAAGGGGCAAGTCTGCCCAAAAATCGGTTTTCTCGCAAGACACGTTTCAAATCGTCTCTAACTAGGCTATTTTTTCGGTCTCAATTTCCCTTAGCGTTATAAATTCATGAAATTCTCAAAGTTTTAGATTGCGGTGAATAATTCAGGATAAAAATGTGATGATTTAAGTTTTAATGTAGATAATTTAAGTTCTTCATAAATTAATTTATCAATTTTTCTCTTATTAAAATCAGTTAATATAATCTCTAAATTTTCCACTTACAACCCACCTTTTTTACAGGTCAATAAACCCTTTAAAAGCTCCATCCAGATTTAATCGAACTCCCCGCCCATCTGGTAGTTTTTTCTCCAAAAATTCTATTCCTTTAGGATTTTTAATTTTTATAAATCCTAAAGGTCCATCCATAATTTCTTCAAGATGTTTCAATGCTGTTTGATTTATTTGGTCGGGTCCGCCTTTAACTTTCCCCCAAATGTCTGGATTTCTTCCTGCATGTTTTTGTAAAGCATGACCTACAACTGTCTCTCCACCCTTTTTAGGGGCAGTTGCAGTATTATTATAGTTTTATTATTAACTTTAACAAAATTACCCGTACCCTTAGGAATATCTAAAAATGTACTTTATAAAAGAATGGCAGTTTGTTCAACCACCACCCATATTGATTAACTAGCTTTTGTTTCTGGTTGATCTGCCATAATATAAGTCATTTTATTTTTCATCATACCATAGATAATTCTGACTAATCTTCTCATAATGCAAAGAAGGGCTTGTGACTTGGACTTCCCTTCACTTAGCTTACGATTATAGTAAGCATAAAAGACAGGGTTTCGAGGTATTTTACTACCTTTACTAACTTGGACTTGTTGGACAGATAAGTTGTAAAAGATGTCATATAGCTTTCGATTACCTTGTTTTGTTTTCTTCATCGTTTTCTTCATCGTTTCCTTACCGCCCGAACCCATCTTAATAGGGGCAATTCCTGCATATCTTGCGAGTTTGTCAGAATTGGCAAAACGATGAATGTCACCAATCTCTGCAATCAATGCGGAGGAAGTAACCGTATCAATCCCTGGCATAGTTTCAAGTTGCATACCTAACGTTTGAATGGTCACCTTTAACTTTTTATCCACCTTCTTGATTTCCTGTTTCTTAAAGGGATATCTCTTACTATGCTTTGAATGATAAAGTCTCTTGATATTTGGTATTCACGCTTTACCTCTCCATCAGCTAGAACGAGTGACATTATTTGCTCTGCCTTTCTAGTGGAACAAGCATTGTTACTCGCTTCTAAACAAGCAATAACCGTACAAAGAGTGTTTGACCTAAAGGAACAGGATCCTTCATGGTCGTTAATTCAACTAGCTGAACAGCTGAATGAAGTTTAACGAGATTTCTAATCGTTGATATTGGTCTAATAATTCCATTAAGCCATTGATTAAAAAGTCGCTAGGGTCTTTCTTGTGAATACTGTATTGCGGTTGTTCAATACTCCGAATGTCCACTCCATGCTTTTTCAATTCTCGATGTACTAACACTTTCACTATGTCCGACCGCCATAAACGGCTTGTGTTTAGTGTTACAACATAATCCACCTCATGGTATGAGAGTAGCCTCTTGTACTAGCAATCGTTCTATGTACGTCAAAGTTGCGAAAAATTTAAAGGCAGGAAGAATGCGAAGGTATGGCTTTGGAGAATAAAAATGGTGGTAACTGATGATATTATGGTTATTTTCTTAACAAAATAAAGAGTAAAAAGGGCATACGTTTTAAAGGTGTTGTACGTACTATATAATTCGTAAAAACTTAATATGGGGCTTACAGGAGTTACTCATATTCTCTGCATAACAATTGAACTATTCGTCATTGAGTATCCCCACCCAACATAAAAGAAACCTTGATAGGCTCATTAGCCAAATCAAGGTTCTTTTATTATTCTTTTTCAATTAGTATAGTATTACAAATAACTTCTACATTTAAAGGCGGCATAAAAATATTACATTTTAATATATCTTCTCCGTCAATCTGTACATCTGTAATCTCAACATCCTGAATAAAATAAGGAATTTGAGTTTTCGTTAATTCTTTTAAGGGTTTCAATCTATCATCAACACTTGTTACAAATGAGAATTTCGAACATCCAGTAAAAAGTAAGATTACATTAAAATCTGTGTCTTCAAATACAATTCTAAGTTCATCTCCAAAAAAACTGGACTCCATTTGCAGTACTCTAGCATCCCAATAATGCAGTTCTTCAATTTCATTTAGTATTTTCTGTGCATTCAAGTTACTCCACCTCACTTTTTATATGGAATATGAGCATCCGGGCTTTTTCTATCCACAACGTTTAGGTTTACATCAAGCGGATTACCACTTTCATCAAAAATATGAACATGGTCATACTTTGTAACTTTGTCAGGAGGGTCAATTTTCATCCAGGCATTTCCATTAGCATCTCTAATATGAACAAAACCGTTATTCTCAGTGTATTTCCAGTTACTTGGTAACCCCTCTAATATATCATTTTTAGTCATGTTAGGAATATTATCAGTATTAATTTATGTAAATCCAGTCCTATATAAATATACTTATCTCTTCCCATCAGAAAACTTCACCCCTATATTCGTTAGAACGGCTAAAGCAAGACTGAGAATGTCGGCAACCTTAGGTCGAGCGTTAGTCTTAGAGACTTGCAAGGGTACGAAAGCCTATCCCTTCTCTATCTGTTTACCGTTATAAAATGGCTCGATGTTTGCCATCTGCTGTTATGTCACCATAGTGGTATAACCCACTATAAAAGGCTTTTCTATCTAAAATCCGTTTGACTTGGACTTTAGTAAACAGCTTTCCTTGTTTTGTTCGATGTCCTTCTTCATTCAGTTGTTCCGCTAGTTGAGTTAAAGACCACGAAGGATACTCTTCCTTTAAGTCAAACACTCTTTGTACGGTCTTTGCCTGTCTGTCATCTATGACAAGCCTTTTTTGACCTTTCTTCACTTTGTAGCCTAATGCGACATTTCCTCCTGCATAGCCTCCCTGCTGGGTTTTCTTGTTTCGCCCTCTCCCTAGTTTTAATGTGATTTCTAATCGTTGATATTGATCTAATAACTCCATTAAGCCATTGATTAAAAAGTCGCTAGGGTCTTTCTTATGGATACTGTATTGCGGTTGTTCAATACTCCAAATATCCACTCCGTACTTTTTCAATTCTCGATGGACTAACACTTTCACAATGTCCGACCGCCATAAACGGCTTGTATTTAGCGTAACAACATAATTCACCTCATGGTGGTAGAGATACTCTAACATCTCCTGAAAACCTAATCTGTCCACTTCTAACGCTTCTTCATCCACTTTAGCCCCACTAATACCCTCGTCCTTAAACAAGTGTAATAGCGTGTATCCTTGAGCCTGACAATATGCTTTGATTTCATCTTCTTGGTAAGCAAGGCTATATCCATCCCTTGCTTGACCTTGTGTAGATACTCGAATATATCCGATAACTTTCATGGTATTTTCCCCCCTCCGTTACGCAAATTAGGATTAACGTAACGCTTAGCCGATATATTTAATATAAATTCATTGTATGCGGCTTTAGCGATACAATCAACCCCTTTACCGATACAAGTTTGTGATGTATCGTAAAAGGTAACATTAATAAGAGGAAAGGAAGTACCATGCCTATTACAATCAAGCTAAAGGAAGTCCTTAAAGAACGTGACCTTTCACAACGTGAATTGGCACGAATGACAGGGCTTCGTCCTA from Oikeobacillus pervagus encodes:
- a CDS encoding recombinase family protein translates to MKVIGYIRVSTQGQARDGYSLAYQEDEIKAYCQAQGYTLLHLFKDEGISGAKVDEEALEVDRLGFQEMLEYLYHHEVNYVVTLNTSRLWRSDIVKVLVHRELKKYGVDIWSIEQPQYSIHKKDPSDFLINGLMELLDQYQRLEITLKLGRGRNKKTQQGGYAGGNVALGYKVKKGQKRLVIDDRQAKTVQRVFDLKEEYPSWSLTQLAEQLNEEGHRTKQGKLFTKVQVKRILDRKAFYSGLYHYGDITADGKHRAIL
- a CDS encoding transposase — translated: MTKNDILEGLPSNWKYTENNGFVHIRDANGNAWMKIDPPDKVTKYDHVHIFDESGNPLDVNLNVVDRKSPDAHIPYKK